Sequence from the Sulfuracidifex tepidarius genome:
TATTAAAGCATTTATTAAAAATTTAGATTATATCAATTTCTTTTACTTTAGGTAAAATCGACTTCTCCTCAGCTAGCTTGTAGAAGGTTTCTAGGCCTCTCTTAACCTGATCTATGGGCACGTTATACTCTTGAATGTCAGCCCAGATGGTCTTCTTAACTATCTCCTCTTCCAGGTCAGCTCCTTGGGCCTCTCTCATTATCCTGACGTCCTTAGGTATTATCTCCTCCAAATGAGATTCGGCATATTTCTTGCTTTTCTCATAAGTCTCTTTGAACTTCAATGCTAATTCCTTTCCTAAATCCTTGTTTATAACTACCATACCCATCGGCATAGGAGACCCGTTAGAGATGTTCTTCCACATGTCCCACATGCTCGTTATCGGCTTGGCGTTAATCCCTAACTTCTTCATCGCATACATCATTTTTATTTCATGAACAGCAACCAAAACATCTCCGTCCTTCCCTAGTGCCTTCATTTCGTCCAGAACACGACGAACTATCACTAGTTTCCCGTATCTCCCGACAAGCATCTTGTAGAGAGTGAACGCTGTAGTGTTTGGCCCGTGGACTATCAGTCTAGCCTTAGGTAGCTCGTCTTGTTTAATATCTGAAGTTGATAGGACTGGCATTCCTGTAATTCCGTCTATCGCTGAGGCCACAGCGTTTCCCATTATATAAAAGTAGTCCTGTATGTAAGGATACATTGCAGCTGAAGGTACTGAAACATCGACTTCTCTTTTTAAGA
This genomic interval carries:
- a CDS encoding menaquinone biosynthesis family protein, whose product is MVTIKVGALADSGDLYPFIPLMEGKVKPDGFNLEFEVIPTVQDINELVLKREVDVSVPSAAMYPYIQDYFYIMGNAVASAIDGITGMPVLSTSDIKQDELPKARLIVHGPNTTAFTLYKMLVGRYGKLVIVRRVLDEMKALGKDGDVLVAVHEIKMMYAMKKLGINAKPITSMWDMWKNISNGSPMPMGMVVINKDLGKELALKFKETYEKSKKYAESHLEEIIPKDVRIMREAQGADLEEEIVKKTIWADIQEYNVPIDQVKRGLETFYKLAEEKSILPKVKEIDII